Genomic window (Psychromonas sp. L1A2):
TGCTCTAGCTTGTTTCTTGTCACTAATCCAATCACTAATATATTACTGCTATTCTTTTTGATATAAGACGTTAACGCCACTTCAGGAACACCTTCTAGCAAAATAGTTTTACCAGCAGGAATACGATGCCTTTTAGCAAAGTCAGCTAATCCGTCGCGATGCATAGATAATATTTTACTTTTATATTTAACCAATACAGACGTGACATGATAGCAATGAGCGATTAACCAACTGGCTTTTAACTGTCTAGCCCAACTTTCACTTAAAGTCGCAATATGTTCATCAATCGTCGTAATTCTTGCATGTTCATGCAAAGGATCAACAGCGCCAATCACGCTTAATGGGTGTTTCCAAGCTTGCTTATTAAGCAATAAAACAGGTGCTTTGATATCAGTTAATCGTTGGAAAATAGAGTGCCTTTTATCGACGACGTTATCTTCAATCACCACTACGCTATTTTGATTATTATTAACTTCAGCATTAAGTACTTTCAGGTAATCAGCTGATGAATTGATAGTGATTTCGACATCCATAGCATTCATCGTAAAAAATTTAATTAACTGCTCTTTTTTAGTTTCAATTTTTTGCATTAATTCATCAGATAACTGTTGTTTGTCATTAAATAAATGCCAATAACCACGCCCTTTTAACTGCACACTTGCATCAATAATAATCTTAATCGATTTTTGATGAGGCGGGATAAGATGAACTATTTTATCCAATGACGTTGTTTGATAATAAAATCGACTGTCAATGAACCAAATAAATTGTTCTGTAATCATATATAAATCCACATAGAAAAGGGTTAATCGAGTATATGGCACACATCTTACCATTACAATTTATGCATTATGCTCATCTCCATACGTAATGATTTAACTCGTTATAGAATGACATAGGGTTACAATTGAAATGCTATTGATACGAACAAATACAAAAATCGACTTGAGAATAAAAAAGTAGATAGCTGATTATTGCGACCTACTTTTATGTTTTTATTGAACGAATAAAATGCTCACGACATAGCGAATAAAATCTAGACGTATTTAACTAACGCTAACGAACGATAAGCTTACAGCCAGCGTTTTTTCTTAAACAACATCACTAAACTTATTGAAATGAAGCCCATAAAGCTCAATAGATAATAATAGCCATTAGCGACTTTTAACTCAGGAATATACTCGAAATTCATGCCGTAAAGGCCTGCTAAAAATCCTAATGGAATGAAGATCGCTGTGATCACTGTCAACACTCGCATCGTCGCATTTAGTTGATGAGAAGCAACAGAGAGGTAACCATTCACTAAATCACTACAAATATCATAATGCATTTGTGACAAACTCAATAAACGCTCAATGCGTTCATGCACATCTGTCACCGTATGAAGGTCCGCTTGGTTAATAATAGGCGTTTCATCTGTGACTAGAATCTTTAATTCGCTGCCAATATTACTATGGTAATTAAATGTGCGTTTTAACTTAGTTAAACGTGAACGATACAAAGTAATCTCTTGCATCATTTTATCATCACCACCCATTTGAAATTGATCTTCAATGGATTCTAACTTTTCTTCAAATTCAAAGAGCTTTTGTAAGTAAATGCCACAGCTATAATGAAAAACTCTTAAAGCTAATGTGATGGGACTTTTTGCTAAATACTTCTCGCCTTCATCAGCGAATAATTTATCAATAGAGATAGATTTTTTAGCGTGGCTTGTAATGACAATATTAGTACCAACAAACATAGCAATCTGTAAGTGCTCAAATACAAGATCATCACCTGGATGATAAATGCCACGATAAAGCATAAAGATATAATCATCAAATAATTCGATTTTTGGTGGATGTCGATCTCGCTGAGCATCACTGATTGCCAATGAGTGACAACCTAATTTTTTTAATAATGCGCGCTCTTCTGTCTGATCATGAGAATCAAAATCGATCCATAATGAATCACTTGGATTTTGTTTCCAAATTTCAATTAAAGACTCATCACCATAAGCACATGACTTATCTGACTTTAATAACATACATCTGATCATAATTTTTCTCTTTCTATGATTAAAATAGTGCTTAATACCCGGCGTATAGTGATCTAGCTTTGGCTTTTAGGTACTTTTTAATTGCCTTTTACTTATCTTTTAAATTGCCTTGTTAATAGTATTTACGTACCGATAAATATAAATTCCTTTGCTTCGATAAAGGTTATAGACTTTATTCCAATTTTATAACATTAATTCGGTGAAATATGTCGGTAGATATTATTATTTGGATAGCCATTGTATTGTGTATTTCACAATCTGCTATCTTTTCAGGTTTAAATATAGCCTTATTTTCACTGAGCAGATTACAGCTTGAAGTGGAGTCCACAAAAGGCAATATAGAAGCTAAAAAAGTATTAAGACTGCGTAACGATTCTAACTTTTTATTAACCACTATTTTGTGGGGAAATGTTGGTATTAACGTTTTACTGACTTTATTGTCAGATTCTGCGTTAGCCGGTATTAGCTCTTTCCTTTTTTCCACTATTGCGATCACTATTATTGGTGAAATAACCCCGCAAGCTTACTTTTCAAGAAACGCATTAAAAATGGGTGCCTTTCTATCACCGGTGATACGTTTTTATCAAGTGATATTCTACCCTGTAGCAAAACCGACTGCGCTGATACTTGATGCTTGGTTAGGTAAAGAAGGTATTACTTATTTAGCTGAAAGCGAACTAAGCAGTATTATACGTAAACATATTGAAGCAGAAGAAACAGATATTAATCATGTAGAAGGTATTGGTGCTTTAAACTTCTTTAAGCTCGATAAAATATCAGTGATTGAAGAGGGAGAAGTGATTGATCCTTTCTCTATTATTGCATTACCAACCAAACTCGATTTGCCTATTATTCCTGAAATTACGTCGGCGCCTAATAATGAATTTTTAAAGCTGATGAATAAATCAGGACATCGTTGGGTTGTATTAACTAACTTAGAGGGAGATCCATTGGTTGTAGTTGATTCAGACAGTTTCTTACGTGATGTGTTTTTTGAAACAGAAAACTTTGACCCTTACAAACATTGTCATCGTCCTACAATCATTACCGATGAATCAACCATGCTAAATGATGCCATTATCAGAATGAAAATGGGTGAATCTGTAGACAAAACCTTTGATGGTGCAATTGAGCGAGATGTATTACTTATTTGGGGTGAGAATAAACGCATCATCACTGGCGCAGATATATTTGGTCTATTATTAAAAGGCATCCAACCGCAAGCATTACAGAACAATTTATTATCAACTATAAAAGTTTAACTTATGCTATAACCTATTGTTATTATTTATCTTATTAAGTTATTTCTTATAGAAAGCATGTACAGCAAACAATCACATGCTTTCTATGTTGTCAGTTAACACCCCTGATAAATAAAACCAGATCTAAACGAGTTATAAGCTAACATATCAATATTAATTGCATATCGTAGAAAGCGGCCGCTCAAGCACTACTAAACACTCTCAGGTTGATTGAATTATTCCATCATCTAATCAATATGGCATGTTAGCGAAGAAAAAGGACTTAAAGGAACATTGCATGGACTTATCACAAATTAACGAAATACTATCTTACAAACTCATTACTATTTCAGGCCAAGCAATTACGCTGTCCCACATACTACTTATCCCTGCTGTTATTTTAATAGGCATCCTTTTAACACGATGGATTGCTAAGTTAATCACTAAACGCTTAATTTCGAAGAAAGTTGATCCCAATGTGATTCACTTATTGCTACGTGTTTTTTACGTGATAGCAATGGCTATCCTGTTGGTCACTACACTGGAATTAATTAACGTACCGATTACCGCTTTTGCGTTCTTATCAGGCGCAATCGCGATCGGTGTCGGTTTTGGTGCGCAAAACATTATTAACAACTTCATCAGTGGTTGGATTTTAATGTGGGAACGTCCAATCCGTATTGGAGATTTTTTAGAAGTAGAATCTGCAAAAGGCGTCGTTGAAGAAATTAATACCCGCTCGACACGTATACGTCGTGTAGATGGCGTTCACCTGCTTATCCCTAATAGTAAGTTATTAGAAAATACTGTGGTTAACTGGACCTTAGTTGATAGCTTAGTCAGGACATCGGTAACCGTCGGTGTTGCTTATGGCTCACCCGCTAAAAAAGTAGCAGAGCTTATTATGCAAGCAACAACAGATCAGAAAAGAATAGTAGAAAGTCCTGCTCCAGTCGTTACTTTTGAAGATTTTGGTGATAATGCATTAATGTTTGAAGTGACTTTTTGGTTAGACTCTAACGCCGAGGGAGGTTTAAGGGTAATGCGTAGTAATATTCGCTTTCGCCTTGAAGAACTATTTGAAGAGAATAATATTGTTGTCGCTTACCCGCAAAGAGATATTCACATCGATGGTTCATTAACTATCAATAAATAAAAACACTTAACAACAAACAACTTTGGGTTAATGCTTGAGTTTAAACACTCAATGTAATTAACCTTTGTAACACCTTTAATATTTCTGCACATTTAACAATATGGTTAAGTACAGGTAGTAATAAAGTAAGTTGTTGTTAAAATTAGCAAAATAAAAAACTATATAAGAATAACTAATTAAAAATAATTAGATAAAAGTAACTGCAAAGCAGTCACTAGATAAAAACAACAGAATTTAAGCGGATAACCTCATTATGTTTGAAAAAATATCATCAATCGATTTAACCACTAACGCCTTTTTTCAAACACTAATCAATAATAATAGTGTCTTAACTATCGTCCTTATCTTAGCGTTAATGGCCAGTAAAAGTTATATTTTAAAATTCCTACAAAAAAAAGGAAAAACGAATAAACGCCTAAAAATCAATATTGTAAATAACACTATTACGATCCTAATCTTTATTGGTATTTTTAATATTTGGGCTGCTGAATTCCATGAATTTGCCATCTCGATTGCCGCTTTTGTCGTTGCGATTGTGATTGCGACAAGAGAATTTATTCAATGTTTTATCGGCTTTTTATACATTGTATCTAGCCGACCTTTCCGTATCGGAGATTGGATACAAGTCGGCGATTATTATGGTGAAGTACATTCGATTGATTGGGCTAAATTGACCTTATTAGAAGTGAATATTGATTCCTATGAATACACAGGGAAAACGCTTTATGTGCCTAATAGTAAGTTAATTACTTCTTCTATTAAAAACTTAAACTTCTTAAAACGTTATGCAATGCACCACTTCACTATCACAAGAGATGGCAGTGTTAACCCGTTTATCTTTTTAGATGAATTATATGAAAAAGCACACGGTTACTGCGCTGACTTTAATGACGTTGCAATACGTTACAACCAGTTGATTGAAAACCGTTTAGATGTTCATATTGCAGGACCTGAACCGCATATACAGGTGGCGACCTCTGAGATTGGTGACACCCAACTCATATTTACTATATTCTGCCCAACCGACCGAGCATTAGAAATTGAGCAATGTTTAACAGGTGATTTTATGAGGCTGTGGTTTGAACAACAGCAATTAATAAAGCAGAGTAATTAATGCTACAGAGCGCTTAAAACTGCAATAAAACTAAGCAAAAAACAAAGAACACACAAAATAATAAATAGAAAGGCTGCTTTATAAGCTCAATGAATAGCCTGATTTACAGCTTAAAACAATAAAAAGGAGGGTTTATGTCATTAGAATTATTACCCGATTATATTGAAAAAATTAATAACAATTTTGAAAATGAAACGGATATTAAAGAAGTCATCGTTGAAGTCGAACAAGAATTATCCGACGAACAGATTGCTCTTTTATTAGAATCCTTTCCTATTAAACTCAGAATAGAGATATGGCTTTCTTTCAGTGATGAAACACAACAAAACGTGTTTATTGAGATGAAACCTGAGTCAAGGGAGTTGATATTAAATGCTTGTGATGATGAGCTTTGCTTCCCGCTTTTAACCAAGTTAGATGCGGTTGATTTATTAGAATTATCTGAAAGTTTAAATGATCGATTTATCGATTATGCTGTAAGTAAAATGACAGCAAAACAGCGCAGTCTTTATAAAAAGTCATGTGATTATGCATTAGATGAAGTGGGCCATTGGCAAAACTTTACGGAAGTTCAAATTCCACAACAGTTGAAACTCTCAGCCGTTAAAAAGGTATGTAGCAAAAACTTACCGACCTTTACTGATGTTATTTATATTGTCGACGATAATGCAGTTCTAATCGGTGAAATAGCACTTAATGCCATCTTTAAAGCAGAGAATGAAGAAGAATATAAAAGCTTCATTAACACTGATATTGAATATATTTCTAGTAATGATGATATTGCGATTGCATCGGATAAGTTAATTGATTCAGATACTTCTGCATTACCGGTTATTGATGAAAATCGCTGCTTAACTGGTCGCTTAGATTTACCTACGGCCTATCGTTACAGAGAACAAATAGCGGAAGCTCAACTAATTCAAGCGGCAGGTTTAGTAGAAGAAGAGGATCTATTTGGTAATGTATGGCAAAGCTCTAAAAACCGTGCAGTTTGGTTGGGTATTAATTTAGTCACTGCCTTTTTAGCATCATGGTTTATTGGTTTATTTGAAGCCACGATACAGCAAGTAGTCGCATTGGCCGTATTAATGCCAGTCGTTGCATCGATGGGGGGAATATCAGGAAGCCAAACGATTACATTAATTATACGAGGTTTAGCGTTAGGCCAAATTAATGATGCCAACAAAAAAGATATTATTGCAAAAGAGCTTAAAGTCGGTGCGATTAACGGTGTGTTATGGGCGATAGTGATTGGTGCGATAACCTTTGTGTGGTTCGATAACCCACTATTGTCATTGACTATCTTTATCTCTATCTTAGGTAATATTCTGATCGCTTCATTATCTGGCGTATGGGTGCCTTGGATGTTAAGCAAATTTAATATTGATCCTGCTTTATCTGGCTCAGTTGTGTTAACCACTGTCACTGATATTTTTGGATTTATTGTATTCTTAGGATTAGGCAGTTTATTACTGCTATAGAAAGGCGATAAAAAGCATTTGAAGGATTTTAGAATACACTAAACGATTTAAGCTAAGTAACTTAAGCTAAACCATTTAACACCATTGAAAGATAGGCCCTAATATCATTTCACATAGCACCTAATTGCTTACATTAAGTGCTATGAAAGAGACTGATGTTAGGGCTTTTTGATACTTTAAGTTTTAAAGCAAAAAAGCGATTAATGCCAATCACACTAATTAAGACTTTTATCGCAAAGGTTAGCTAGGTTCTTACATGCGGAAAAAGCTGTAAAACTTGTTCAATCATGTCAACTTTTTGATTCTTCGCGAGATAGTTTGCATAAATTTCACGGCGGAAAACAGGCGCCTCATCGACAAGAAAAAGCTGATTGCTTTTAAGGTATTCAAAGGTAATTTGTCGTGGTAAATAAGCAGCCCCACCAGCATCTAAAATAAAGTTAAGTGCAATTCTGGGCTGACTCATAAAGTGTTTAGCCTCTGGTGCATCTTGAAACTCTCTTAAATACTGTGCAGTAATCGACTCCCCATAATCCACCATAATAAAATCAGTTAACGCCGCAGAACTATCAACATGGTCAGGGTTAGTCGTTACTAAGTGCAAAGGAACGGTGGCTACTTTTTCCGACACAATTTCACCCACAAAAGTTGGATCAAACAAAAAAGCGATATCAATAACGCGGTTTAACAAACTTTTTCTTAGTTCTGGTGCACTATAAGTACTGGTTAATAAACTAACATCCTCGACATTAAGATGGATTTTATGTAACCAGTTTTGCAGAACGATATCCCAAATGGTGCTTGTCGCCCCCACCACTAATTGCATTGAATGCTGTGCTGTTATACCAACATCTTGTTTGGTTTTTTGCCACATAAAGATTAATTCATTGGCATGCTTAATCAAGCGGTGGCCTTCTGGCGTTAACTTTAAGTGTTTTTTACTGCGGTCAAATAGCAATACACCTAAGTCTTCTTCCAACAATTTAATACGCGCACTTACTGCAGATTGAGTTATAAATAAATTTTCTGAAGCGATACGAAAATGTAATGAACGGCTTACTTCTAAAAAGGTTTTTAATAACTCTATTTTCATGCACTTACCCACTAATCAAAAATTTTAATCAAAGACCACAAAACAATTAATTTTATTATATAGCGTTTTGTTTATACACTCCACGCACTTAATTTGAGTTCGGATTAAAGACACCTTAAAAAGTGAATATAGCAGCTGTGTTCATCGCACAGATCTTTATTAAACTCAGGTTGCTCGGTATTTGCGATAGTTGCCTTGATGGTTTTTGTCGCCCCATATTAGTGATACATACACAGGAATTATATTGATGAAAATTGCAATCTTATCTAGAAACCCGAAGCTATATTCTACTCGTCGTTTAAAAGAAGCGGGCGAAGCACAAGGTCATGAAGTCGACATTATCGATACATTACATTGTTATATGGACATCACAAGTAGTCGCCCTACTGTTCGTTACCACGGTGAAGAATTACCACAATATGATGCGATTATTCCACGTATTGGTGCGTCAGTTACTTTCTATGGTACAGCGGTAGCACGTCAATTTGAAATGATGGGTACTTTTAATATCAATGAATCCGTGGCTATTAGTCGTTCACGCGACAAATTACGTTCAATGCAATTATTGTCTAGAAAAGGCATTGGTATGCCGCGTACTGGCTTTGCAAATAAACCCGATAACATTAAAGATTTAATTAAAAATGTCGGTGGCGCACCCGTTGTTATCAAGTTACTTGAAGGTACACAAGGCATCGGTGTAGTACTAGCTGATACCGCGAAAGCAGGGGAAAGTATCATTGAAGCATTCATGGGCTTAAAAGCGAACATTTTAGTACAAGAGTTCATTAAAGAAGCTGGCGGTGCAGATATCCGTTGTTTAGTGATTGGTGGCCGTGTTGTTGCTGCGATGAAACGTCAAGGTGCAGAAGGTGAATTCCGTTCTAATTTACACCGTGGTGGTTCGGCTGTTGTGGTTAAACTAACGAAAGAAGAGCGTGAAACAGCGGTTAATGCAGCTAAAATAATGGGCTTAAACTTCTGTGGTGTTGACTTGTTACGTTCGGCAAATGGCCCAATGGTAATGGAAGTAAACTCATCACCAGGCCTTGAAGGTATTGAGAAAGCGACAGGTATGAATATTGCTGGAATGGTGTTTGATTTTATTGAAAAACGACCAAAAACAATCACTAATAAAACTCGTGGTAAAGGATAAGTAGATGAAAACATTACGCATAGGCGATTTTGATATTTTACCGGGCACTCAATGCAAAATTGAATTGCCTGTTGCAAAGTTATATACCGATGCAGATGTTTCATTACCGGTGCAAATTATTCGCGGCACTAAAGATGGTCCAACCATTTTTATTAGTGCAGCAGTACATGGTGATGAATTAAACGGCATTGAAATTATTAGACGTTTAATTAATAAACCTAACTTTAAAATTATTCGAGGTACCGTAATCGCAGTACCAATGGTTAATGTTTATGGTGTGGTTAACCAAAGTCGTTATATGCCGGATCGTCGTGATTTAAATCGCTGCTTTCCAGGTTCAGCAAAAGGTTCATTAGCGGCACGTGTAGCACATATATTTTTAACGCAAATTGTTAAACATTGTGATTACGGCATTGATTTACATACGGGTGCAATTCATCGTTCTAACTTGCCTCAAATTCGCGGTGATATGAATGATCCTGAAACAAAAGAATTAGCACAAGTCTTTGCAGTGCCTGTTATTTTACATTCAAATGTTGTAGACGGTTCTTTACGTGAATCAGCGGTAGATAATGGTACTAAAGTATTGTTATATGAAGCAGGTGAAGCGTTGCGTTTTGATGATTTCTCTATCCATGCAGGTATTAAAGGAATAGAGAATGTATTACGCCATCTTAACATGATGCGTAAAGTGACTTCTAAACGAAAATTAAAAGAACCGTATATTGCTAATAGCAGCGGTTGGTTACGTGCTAATGCAAGCGGTGTTGTAAAACATTTAGTTGAATTAGGCGACCGTGTCACGACTGGCGATAAACTTGCGGAGATCGGTAGTCCTTATGGTGAGATATTAGGGGTTGTTAAAGCGACTAGATCGGGGATTTTAATCGGTCAGCAAAATATACCTTTAGTACAAGAAGGCGAAGCGATGTTTCATATTGCTTACTTTAAAGAAGATGATGAAGCGGTGTATGAACACATTGAATCGGTGCAAGACTTTTTGCGCCCAGAAGATGCGCATAACCCTCAGCATATCATTGGAGACAAGTCATAATGCAATCTAAAGATAAAATGATTATTGGCCGCTTAGAGTCGATTGCATTACCAGAGTTAGGCATTAAAGAGATGCAAGTACGCGTTGATACCGGTGCTAAAACATCATCGCTACATGTTGATAATATTGTGAAGTATATGGAATCAGGTATACCTTGGGTGAAGTTTGATATTCACCCTGATATCCATAACGTGAAAAAGCTTATTTCATGTAAAGCAGTACTCAGTGACATTCGTAAGATAAAATCATCTAACGGAACTTCTGAAGAACGTTATGTGATAGAAACTGCGATGACCTTGGGAAAAGAAACGTGGCCCATTGAGATCACTTTAACTGACCGTGCTGACATGAACTATTTAATGTTATTTGGCCGTGAAGCAATTGGTAAGCGCTTGTTAGTGGATCCATCAAAGGTCTTTCTAGCGAAATAAACGGTTATTTTTACGACAAAAAGTTGGAAAAATCCGATCAGAGAGGTTTATATATTCATTTATATGAACCTCTTTTTTATTGATAAGCAGTATCTATAAGCAATTTTTATAAGAAGCTTCATGAATAAAAATGCAATATTAACATGATTCTAACAAGGATAACCTGCATAATAAGTGTTCTATAATTATTCTCGGAACAGACAACAACCTATGACAGATAAGCGTTTACATTTAATTATTGTCAGTGATGACAATGATTTCTTCCATTGGATAGCCTCTACTATTCGAGTTTCAAACCTTATCATCGAAACAATAAGTCAAGTCGATGTCGACTCTATTTCCGATATAAAAATAATCACAGGCAGCGAACAACTTCTGATCATTGAAGATAAAACCTATTCACAACACTTCACTAAAATCAGTCATATTTTTTCTTCTATTGACCATGATTTACCACTATTGGTTGTGACCGAAACCTATAACAATACCATGAGCAAAATTAACGCTTTTGCGATTATTGATACTATTGTAAAACCAAGTCTATCAATTCACTCTTTAGAACATGCTATTTGTTCGTTGCTAAAAGACTATAAATTAACGCAAAGACTTAAAAGGCTAGCTCACTATGATTCATTAACAGGGGCGGCCAATCGTTATTTATTTGATGATAGAATGGCTGAAACCTTAAAAAAAGCCAAGCGAGAAAAACAAGCTTTTTCATTGTTATTCTTTGATCTTAATGGTTTTAAATCAGTTAATGATAACTACGGACATGAGGTGGGTGATTTATTACTTAAGCACTTTGTAGCGCAGCTTAATAAAGTCAGAAGAGAAACAGATACCTTAGCAAGATTAGGTGGCGATGAATTTTGCATGCTATTACCTAATACCGATAAACCTAGCTTATTAAAACTTGTTGATAGAATTAAAGATACACTTTCATTACCTTTAGTGGACTTAGGCATTGAATTACATATTCAATCAGCAATAGGCGGCGTTAATATTCAAAACCAAAGTATCAGCTTATTAAGCCCTAAAGAGATTTTAAAAATAGCGGATAAATGTGTTTATGAAGCGAAGAAAACCCCAGAAACACATTTGGTATTAGACACTATTTAAGTGTTTTAATAACACTCACTTTTTAACATTGATGACTGATGTTAACTATTTACAATTCTGACGAAATGCATTGTGACCCTGCTTCTGTTGTTGCTTTACTTTAGCTAACAGAGCTTCAATTTCAACTTTATCATTGGTTTCGCTCAGTGCTTTAAAAGTTGCGTTCAAATCCTGCATCTCTTTTTGGTACAGAGCGAATTTTACTTTTTGATCTGCACTTATTCCACCTTTGCTATCAGCATCATGATGGCTTGCTTTAGAGATAACAACGGGTGTCAACTGCTCTGCCTTTGCACTGAGTTTTAATAACTCATTCGCATGTTCCTTCATCTCTGCTTGGTCTTCAGAATTAAAGCTTTTGTTATATGCTCTTAGCTCACTTTTCATGTACTTCATCATATCGCCTAGCTCAGTATCTTTAATCTCACAATGTTCTGCATGAGCAAAAGCTTGACTCATTGGTAGTGATAAAAATAATGTTGCCGCTAGCGATAAAGCGAGTTTGCTTTTTTTAACGGTCATTGTTCTAGTCGTCGTAGTTTTAATCATATTAGTCATGTCCTGTAAAATATGTGCTGTCAGTAAGTCGCTTAATCATGGGGGGAACTACAAGTTGAAGCTAATGATTAAC
Coding sequences:
- a CDS encoding ATP-dependent zinc protease family protein, whose product is MQSKDKMIIGRLESIALPELGIKEMQVRVDTGAKTSSLHVDNIVKYMESGIPWVKFDIHPDIHNVKKLISCKAVLSDIRKIKSSNGTSEERYVIETAMTLGKETWPIEITLTDRADMNYLMLFGREAIGKRLLVDPSKVFLAK
- a CDS encoding GGDEF domain-containing protein gives rise to the protein MTDKRLHLIIVSDDNDFFHWIASTIRVSNLIIETISQVDVDSISDIKIITGSEQLLIIEDKTYSQHFTKISHIFSSIDHDLPLLVVTETYNNTMSKINAFAIIDTIVKPSLSIHSLEHAICSLLKDYKLTQRLKRLAHYDSLTGAANRYLFDDRMAETLKKAKREKQAFSLLFFDLNGFKSVNDNYGHEVGDLLLKHFVAQLNKVRRETDTLARLGGDEFCMLLPNTDKPSLLKLVDRIKDTLSLPLVDLGIELHIQSAIGGVNIQNQSISLLSPKEILKIADKCVYEAKKTPETHLVLDTI
- a CDS encoding cytochrome b562; the protein is MIKTTTTRTMTVKKSKLALSLAATLFLSLPMSQAFAHAEHCEIKDTELGDMMKYMKSELRAYNKSFNSEDQAEMKEHANELLKLSAKAEQLTPVVISKASHHDADSKGGISADQKVKFALYQKEMQDLNATFKALSETNDKVEIEALLAKVKQQQKQGHNAFRQNCK